Proteins encoded within one genomic window of Paramisgurnus dabryanus chromosome 13, PD_genome_1.1, whole genome shotgun sequence:
- the LOC135717723 gene encoding protein rapunzel-like: MTEQLQTFFSENKDAVDAVIKVFEQNADVIASVVGDIFPVFSIVATFVKLALDKVESKEARYMTQQFQKVRDRLEAVSEEIQLINNEIKKSGIDDKYFSVEENLLNQFRKFMEVLNAKPEYIEVRKKTFLEHFKKTGGDKNLHTLYNAVTGDNFSGESVLEITLNYEQKSRRPVEEFCAMLKQLFCIGLIALLGHASLEGYGEEEKLLQEWGEKMKVVQSKINIVIEDCINSFPTQAELDSKRIVRDHSDKSNQQVADMLIEHLKKKYDWVCWSVRVFNSPTGMFTSKKDFHGLMGKSQFQMLTSDEKVNVVISYSDSPEPVRKAQIQNLILEQKRPTMTAMAEQLFETMPLCVIHTVKSSCKDLGFSCSFSDELHYYEKFNNFCVFLHSA; encoded by the coding sequence ATGACCGAACAACTACAGACATTTTTTTCAGAGAATAAGGATGCTGTGGACGCTGTGATTAAAGTATTTGAGCAGAATGCCGATGTGATAGCCAGCGTCGTTGGAGATATTTTCCCTGTTTTCTCCATCGTGGCTACTTTTGTCAAGCTGGCGCTGGATAAAGTGGAGAGCAAAGAAGCCCGGTACATGACACAGCAGTTTCAGAAGGTACGAGATCGCCTCGAAGCCGTTTCTGAAGAGATCCAGCTGATCAATAATGAGATCAAGAAAAGCGGGATAGATGATAAATACTTCTCTGTGGAGGAGAACCTGCTCAACCAGTTTCGCAAATTTATGGAGGTCCTCAATGCCAAACCTGAATACATAGAAGTCAGAAAGAAGACCTTCCTGGAGCACTTCAAGAAGACAggtggtgacaaaaacctcCACACTCTGTATAATGCGGTAACAGGAGATAATTTCTCCGGAGAGTCTGTGCTGGAGATCACGCTAAACTATGAGCAGAAGAGCCGCAGGCCGGTGGAGGAATTTTGTGCTATGCTAAAGCAACTGTTTTGCATCGGTTTGATAGCTTTACTGGGACACGCAAGTCTGGAAGGCTATGGTGAGGAAGAGAAGTTGCTTCAAGAGTGGGGCGAGAAGATGAAAGTGGTCCAGTCTAAAATAAACATCGTTATTGAAGACTGCATCAACAGCTTTCCCACGCAGGCTGAGCTGGACTCCAAACGTATCGTGAGGGACCACAGCGACAAAAGCAACCAGCAAGTGGCTGACATGTTAATCGAACATTTGAAAAAGAAATACGACTGGGTGTGCTGGTCGGTTCGTGTCTTTAACTCTCCTACGGGCATGTTCACCAGTAAGAAAGACTTTCATGGTTTGATGGGAAAGAGTCAATTTCAGATGCTGACATCTGATGAGAAGGTAAATGTTGTGATCTCGTACAGCGACTCACCTGAACCTGTACGTAAAGCCCAGATACAGAATCTGATCTTGGAACAGAAGAGGCCCACCATGACTGCGATGGCTGAACAGCTTTTCGAGACGATGCCTCTTTGTGTGATTCATACAGTCAAGAGCTCATGTAAAGATCTGGGCTTCTCCTGCAGCTTCTCTGATGAGCTGCACTACTATGAAAAGTTCAATaatttctgtgtttttcttCATTCTGCCTAA